One segment of Salvia splendens isolate huo1 chromosome 20, SspV2, whole genome shotgun sequence DNA contains the following:
- the LOC121782014 gene encoding DNA annealing helicase and endonuclease ZRANB3 isoform X2, with translation MENREENQVTEEQRRRAEANRAAALAKRKAILSLAEQPSHGWDLSKCRKLSPETSIHVAKPPLASKSIAPPEILHVRVEICAPDSFSVSPVAVEGLAFPGEDAAFEKLADFLSNVTLSHYTQNTGGGRGCVYRLYDYHSVLKSLKSRKDIVCEEIPWCTFNVVEKFSHSFISGRWTPCRPEHFPDEKVDELISELPKAFLKALLPFQVDGVRFGLRRGGRCLIADEMGLGKTLQAIAIAACFRKEGSILVVCPAILRYSWAEELERWFPFCLPSDIHLVFRGPDNPARLTKLPRIVVISYTMLRRLRSSMLEQDWVTLIVDESHHLHCSKQSSEKDELQVVLDVATKVKHLILLSGTPSLSRPFDIFHQINMLWPGLLGKGKYDFAKTYCSLKKIQGRQGIVFKIRRLKEHVLLQLPPKRRQIIKLVLSKSDINSAMVALGLEDVDTTAESDAENAPIPISDDDPDCDMKKKLSKKLSALGLAKLPGFFEWLSFHPIMLEKDGEEIRQESSSSHKMIIFAYHHKVLDYVQAFLCEKAMQFVRIDCTVTGVDRQAAIQSFQSSKEVKIALIGIRAGSTGLNLTSADTVVFVELPTNPADIQQAEDRAHRHGQKRVVNVYIFCAKDTSDELQWQQLNRSLLRVSSTVNGKRHAIREIEVEGVSSLESTRSTTENIKQSIVFQNACVEHEPDLPKASSDMHVELDNSCVELHESEIALNGDGRVNEVEYGVKADIQRSSLRFEVSQHTGRIHLYSCTSETQCRPSPLFKSFRQEEVECHSLADENEKPSGESVDDNSIYMEALMSFINEWKELRPIERRRLINKPLQLPLSCELCYLNESLNHETGGLLRGGSSRRKTPLDEIGNSLPSNAAWRNVSLCSGQGQKTKTYTQAWSDLDEPLCKLCQNPCMGNDAKLPQFFEDLFCGLGCFEEYRSRTSNRFLRQGLFQIEHGICTNCHIDCHRLVKHLRVLSVEKREAYIKNVAPNIASHKKMLAKLVQDPSEGNAWHADHIIPVYKGGGECKLENLRTLCIACHADVTSAQCAERRIARKKAKKQLKVTMSDLINSEKRTDILKKCEQSRSDTVDDDLLIHIPGSAYSGPNINGPNEQNQQPEVVGQSSTEHILPGSGDGRRVVHCKKS, from the exons ATGGAAAATCGAGAAGAAAATCAAGTCACAGAGGAGCAGCGGCGACGCGCCGAAGCGAATCGCGCCGCCGCCCTAGCCAAGCGCAAGGCCATCCTCTCCCTCGCCGAACAACCCTCCCATGGCTGGGATCTGTCCAAGTGCCGCAAGCTCTCTCCGGAAACTAGCATCCACGTCGCCAAACCGCCCCTTGCCTCCAAGTCAATCGCACCGCCAGAGATCCTCCACGTTCGGGTGGAAATTTGCGCGCCTGATTCGTTTTCAGTCTCTCCCGTCGCTGTCGAGGGTTTGGCGTTTCCCGGCGAGGATGCTGCTTTTGAGAAGCTCGCGGATTTTTTATCGAAT GTGACTTTATCACACTACACACAGAACACTGGTGGTGGAAGGGGTTGTGTTTACAGGCTTTATGATTATCACTCGGTTTTGAAGTCCCTAAAGAGTCGCAAGGACATTGTATGTGAAGAGATACCTTGGTGTACTTTCAATGTTGTTGAGAAATTCTCGCATTCATTCATTTCCGGAAGATGGACACCATGCAGGCCTGAGCACTTCCCTGATGAGAAAGTGGATGAGTTGATTTCCGAGCTCCCAAAAGCGTTCTTAAAAGCTTTACTACCTTTTCAAGTTGATGGTGTTCGTTTTGGACTGAGGAGGGGTGGTAGGTGCCTCATTGCAGATGAAATGGGTCTTGGGAAGACTCTCCAG GCTATTGCAATCGCAGCCTGTTTCAGGAAGGAAGGTTCCATACTGGTTGTTTGCCCAGCTATTTTGCGATATTCCTGGGCGGAAGAATTGGAGCGCTGGTTTCCTTTTTGTTTGCCTTCTGATATTCACCTAG TTTTTCGCGGTCCAGACAATCCTGCAAGATTAACTAAACTTCCAAGAATTGTGGTCATATCATACACCATGCTTCGTCGTTTACGAAGTAGCATGCTGGAACAAGATTGGGTCACCTTGATAGTTGATGAATCACATCACTTGCACTGCAGCAAACAATCATCTGAAAAGGATGAG CTACAAGTTGTGCTTGATGTGGCTACGAAGGTCAAGCATCTCATTCTTCTCTCTGGAACTCCCTCTCTGTCAAG GCCTTTTGACATTTTTCATCAGATAAATATGTTGTG GCCAGGTTTGCTTGGGAAGGGCAAGTATGACTTTGCGAAAACTTACTGCTCTCTCAAAAAAATTCAGGGTCGTCAAGGAATAGTTTTTAAG ATTAGACGTCTAAAGGAACACGTTTTACTCCAACTACCGCCCAAGCGTCGgcaaattataaaattagttTTGAGTAAATCAGATATTAATTCTGCTATGGTAGCTCTAGGGCTTGAAGATGTTGATACTACTGCAGAAAGTGACGCTGAAAATGCACCTATTCCCATTTCTGATGATGATCCAG ATTGTGATATGAAGAAGAAATTGTCAAAAAAGCTATCTGCACTTGGTTTAGCAAAGCTACCTGGATTCTTTGAGTGGCTCTCTTTTCATCCTATTATGTTGGAGAAGGATGGAGAAGAAATCAGGCAAGAAAGTTCGAGTTCACACAAAATGATAATATTTGCCTATCATCATAAGGTGCTTGATTATGTACAG GCGTTTCTCTgtgagaaagcaatgcagtttGTTCGCATTGACTGTACTGTAACTGGTGTTGACAGGCAGGCAGCTATTCAGTCATTCCAATCATCAAAAGAG GTTAAAATTGCCTTGATCGGCATCCGTGCTGGAAGCACTGGTCTTAACTTAACATCAGCAGACACTGTTGTGTTCGTGGAATTACCTACGAACCCTGCTGATATTCAACAG GCTGAAGATCGAGCTCACCGGCATGGACAGAAGAGAGTGGTGAATGTATACATTTTCTGCGCAAAG GATACTTCAGATGAGTTACAGTGGCAGCAACTTAATAGGAGTTTGCTGCGCGTTTCTTCTACTGTCAATGGGAAGCGTCACGCTATACGTGAGATAGAG GTTGAGGGTGTTTCTTCTCTAGAAAGCACTAGAAGTACAACTGAGAATATAAAGCAATCCATCGTATTTCAAAATGCTTGTGTAGAGCATGAACCAGATCTTCCAAAGGCATCGTCTGATATGCATGTAGAGCTAGATAACAGTTGTGTTGAACTACATGAAAGTGAAATAGCATTAAATGGAGATGGACGTGTCAACGAAGTTGAATATGGAGTGAAGGCTGATATCCAGCGAAGCAGTCTTCGCTTTGAG GTGAGCCAACACACTGGCAGGATCCACTTATACTCTTGTACCTCAGAAACACAATGTAGACCGAGTCCACTTTTTAAGAGTTTTCGGCAAGAGGAGGTTGAGTGTCACTCTCTTGCAGACGAAAATGAGAAACCCAGTGGTGAATCAGTTGATGATAATTCAATATACATGGAAGCTCTTATGTCTTTCATCAATGAATGGAAGGAGCTAAGGCCTATTGAGAGGAGGAGATTGATCAATAAACCCTTGCAGCTTCCACTGTCTTGCGAATTATGTTACTTGAATGAAAGTCTTAATCACGAAACTGGG GGACTACTGAGAGGTGGCAGCAGCAGGCGCAAAACACCTTTAGATGAGATAGGCAATTCATTACCATCAAATGCTGCTTGGAGAAATGTCAGCCTGTGTAGTGGCCAAGGTCAGAAaacgaaaacgtatacacaagCTTGGTCGGACCTGGATGAACCACTCTGCAAACTGTGCCAGAATCCCTGCAT GGGAAATGATGCCAAGTTGCCCCAATTCTTTGAGGATCTTTTCTGTGGTTTGGGCTGCTTTGAAGAATATCGCTCACGAACTAGCAATAGATTCCTTCGTCAG GGACTTTTCCAAATCGAACATGGCATTTGCACGAACTGCCATATTGACTGTCATCGACTTGTGAAACACTTGAGAGTTCTATCAGTTGAGAAGCGGGAAGCATACATTAAAAATGTGGCTCCGAATATTGCATCACACAAGAAAAT GCTAGCCAAGCTTGTTCAGGACCCTTCTGAAGGCAATGCTTGGCATGCAGACCATATCATACCCGTGTATAAAGGAGGAG GCGAGTGCAAGCTGGAAAACCTGAGGACCCTCTGTATTGCTTGTCATGCTGATGTAACCTCTGCACAATGTGCTGAACGGCGTATTGCTCGGAAAAAGGCTAAGAAACAACTCAAAGTGACTATGAGTGACCTCATAAATAGTGAAAAGCGGACAGACATACTAAAG AAATGTGAACAGTCTCGAAGTGACACAGTGGATGATGATCTACTAATTCACATTCCCGGGAGTGCATATTCGGGACCAAACATCAATGGGCCGAACGAGCAAAATCAACAGCCAGAAGTGGTTGGTCAATCATCGACAGAACATATTCTCCCCGGCAGTGGTGATGGCAGAAGAGTTGTTCACTGCAAGAAAAGTTGA
- the LOC121782014 gene encoding DNA annealing helicase and endonuclease ZRANB3 isoform X1, with translation MENREENQVTEEQRRRAEANRAAALAKRKAILSLAEQPSHGWDLSKCRKLSPETSIHVAKPPLASKSIAPPEILHVRVEICAPDSFSVSPVAVEGLAFPGEDAAFEKLADFLSNVTLSHYTQNTGGGRGCVYRLYDYHSVLKSLKSRKDIVCEEIPWCTFNVVEKFSHSFISGRWTPCRPEHFPDEKVDELISELPKAFLKALLPFQVDGVRFGLRRGGRCLIADEMGLGKTLQAIAIAACFRKEGSILVVCPAILRYSWAEELERWFPFCLPSDIHLVFRGPDNPARLTKLPRIVVISYTMLRRLRSSMLEQDWVTLIVDESHHLHCSKQSSEKDELQVVLDVATKVKHLILLSGTPSLSRPFDIFHQINMLWPGLLGKGKYDFAKTYCSLKKIQGRQGIVFKDFSRGTRLEELNILLKQSVMIRRLKEHVLLQLPPKRRQIIKLVLSKSDINSAMVALGLEDVDTTAESDAENAPIPISDDDPDCDMKKKLSKKLSALGLAKLPGFFEWLSFHPIMLEKDGEEIRQESSSSHKMIIFAYHHKVLDYVQAFLCEKAMQFVRIDCTVTGVDRQAAIQSFQSSKEVKIALIGIRAGSTGLNLTSADTVVFVELPTNPADIQQAEDRAHRHGQKRVVNVYIFCAKDTSDELQWQQLNRSLLRVSSTVNGKRHAIREIEVEGVSSLESTRSTTENIKQSIVFQNACVEHEPDLPKASSDMHVELDNSCVELHESEIALNGDGRVNEVEYGVKADIQRSSLRFEVSQHTGRIHLYSCTSETQCRPSPLFKSFRQEEVECHSLADENEKPSGESVDDNSIYMEALMSFINEWKELRPIERRRLINKPLQLPLSCELCYLNESLNHETGGLLRGGSSRRKTPLDEIGNSLPSNAAWRNVSLCSGQGQKTKTYTQAWSDLDEPLCKLCQNPCMGNDAKLPQFFEDLFCGLGCFEEYRSRTSNRFLRQGLFQIEHGICTNCHIDCHRLVKHLRVLSVEKREAYIKNVAPNIASHKKMLAKLVQDPSEGNAWHADHIIPVYKGGGECKLENLRTLCIACHADVTSAQCAERRIARKKAKKQLKVTMSDLINSEKRTDILKKCEQSRSDTVDDDLLIHIPGSAYSGPNINGPNEQNQQPEVVGQSSTEHILPGSGDGRRVVHCKKS, from the exons ATGGAAAATCGAGAAGAAAATCAAGTCACAGAGGAGCAGCGGCGACGCGCCGAAGCGAATCGCGCCGCCGCCCTAGCCAAGCGCAAGGCCATCCTCTCCCTCGCCGAACAACCCTCCCATGGCTGGGATCTGTCCAAGTGCCGCAAGCTCTCTCCGGAAACTAGCATCCACGTCGCCAAACCGCCCCTTGCCTCCAAGTCAATCGCACCGCCAGAGATCCTCCACGTTCGGGTGGAAATTTGCGCGCCTGATTCGTTTTCAGTCTCTCCCGTCGCTGTCGAGGGTTTGGCGTTTCCCGGCGAGGATGCTGCTTTTGAGAAGCTCGCGGATTTTTTATCGAAT GTGACTTTATCACACTACACACAGAACACTGGTGGTGGAAGGGGTTGTGTTTACAGGCTTTATGATTATCACTCGGTTTTGAAGTCCCTAAAGAGTCGCAAGGACATTGTATGTGAAGAGATACCTTGGTGTACTTTCAATGTTGTTGAGAAATTCTCGCATTCATTCATTTCCGGAAGATGGACACCATGCAGGCCTGAGCACTTCCCTGATGAGAAAGTGGATGAGTTGATTTCCGAGCTCCCAAAAGCGTTCTTAAAAGCTTTACTACCTTTTCAAGTTGATGGTGTTCGTTTTGGACTGAGGAGGGGTGGTAGGTGCCTCATTGCAGATGAAATGGGTCTTGGGAAGACTCTCCAG GCTATTGCAATCGCAGCCTGTTTCAGGAAGGAAGGTTCCATACTGGTTGTTTGCCCAGCTATTTTGCGATATTCCTGGGCGGAAGAATTGGAGCGCTGGTTTCCTTTTTGTTTGCCTTCTGATATTCACCTAG TTTTTCGCGGTCCAGACAATCCTGCAAGATTAACTAAACTTCCAAGAATTGTGGTCATATCATACACCATGCTTCGTCGTTTACGAAGTAGCATGCTGGAACAAGATTGGGTCACCTTGATAGTTGATGAATCACATCACTTGCACTGCAGCAAACAATCATCTGAAAAGGATGAG CTACAAGTTGTGCTTGATGTGGCTACGAAGGTCAAGCATCTCATTCTTCTCTCTGGAACTCCCTCTCTGTCAAG GCCTTTTGACATTTTTCATCAGATAAATATGTTGTG GCCAGGTTTGCTTGGGAAGGGCAAGTATGACTTTGCGAAAACTTACTGCTCTCTCAAAAAAATTCAGGGTCGTCAAGGAATAGTTTTTAAG GATTTCTCTAGGGGAACCCGCTTGGAGGAATTAAATATTCTACTAAAGCAAAGTGTAATG ATTAGACGTCTAAAGGAACACGTTTTACTCCAACTACCGCCCAAGCGTCGgcaaattataaaattagttTTGAGTAAATCAGATATTAATTCTGCTATGGTAGCTCTAGGGCTTGAAGATGTTGATACTACTGCAGAAAGTGACGCTGAAAATGCACCTATTCCCATTTCTGATGATGATCCAG ATTGTGATATGAAGAAGAAATTGTCAAAAAAGCTATCTGCACTTGGTTTAGCAAAGCTACCTGGATTCTTTGAGTGGCTCTCTTTTCATCCTATTATGTTGGAGAAGGATGGAGAAGAAATCAGGCAAGAAAGTTCGAGTTCACACAAAATGATAATATTTGCCTATCATCATAAGGTGCTTGATTATGTACAG GCGTTTCTCTgtgagaaagcaatgcagtttGTTCGCATTGACTGTACTGTAACTGGTGTTGACAGGCAGGCAGCTATTCAGTCATTCCAATCATCAAAAGAG GTTAAAATTGCCTTGATCGGCATCCGTGCTGGAAGCACTGGTCTTAACTTAACATCAGCAGACACTGTTGTGTTCGTGGAATTACCTACGAACCCTGCTGATATTCAACAG GCTGAAGATCGAGCTCACCGGCATGGACAGAAGAGAGTGGTGAATGTATACATTTTCTGCGCAAAG GATACTTCAGATGAGTTACAGTGGCAGCAACTTAATAGGAGTTTGCTGCGCGTTTCTTCTACTGTCAATGGGAAGCGTCACGCTATACGTGAGATAGAG GTTGAGGGTGTTTCTTCTCTAGAAAGCACTAGAAGTACAACTGAGAATATAAAGCAATCCATCGTATTTCAAAATGCTTGTGTAGAGCATGAACCAGATCTTCCAAAGGCATCGTCTGATATGCATGTAGAGCTAGATAACAGTTGTGTTGAACTACATGAAAGTGAAATAGCATTAAATGGAGATGGACGTGTCAACGAAGTTGAATATGGAGTGAAGGCTGATATCCAGCGAAGCAGTCTTCGCTTTGAG GTGAGCCAACACACTGGCAGGATCCACTTATACTCTTGTACCTCAGAAACACAATGTAGACCGAGTCCACTTTTTAAGAGTTTTCGGCAAGAGGAGGTTGAGTGTCACTCTCTTGCAGACGAAAATGAGAAACCCAGTGGTGAATCAGTTGATGATAATTCAATATACATGGAAGCTCTTATGTCTTTCATCAATGAATGGAAGGAGCTAAGGCCTATTGAGAGGAGGAGATTGATCAATAAACCCTTGCAGCTTCCACTGTCTTGCGAATTATGTTACTTGAATGAAAGTCTTAATCACGAAACTGGG GGACTACTGAGAGGTGGCAGCAGCAGGCGCAAAACACCTTTAGATGAGATAGGCAATTCATTACCATCAAATGCTGCTTGGAGAAATGTCAGCCTGTGTAGTGGCCAAGGTCAGAAaacgaaaacgtatacacaagCTTGGTCGGACCTGGATGAACCACTCTGCAAACTGTGCCAGAATCCCTGCAT GGGAAATGATGCCAAGTTGCCCCAATTCTTTGAGGATCTTTTCTGTGGTTTGGGCTGCTTTGAAGAATATCGCTCACGAACTAGCAATAGATTCCTTCGTCAG GGACTTTTCCAAATCGAACATGGCATTTGCACGAACTGCCATATTGACTGTCATCGACTTGTGAAACACTTGAGAGTTCTATCAGTTGAGAAGCGGGAAGCATACATTAAAAATGTGGCTCCGAATATTGCATCACACAAGAAAAT GCTAGCCAAGCTTGTTCAGGACCCTTCTGAAGGCAATGCTTGGCATGCAGACCATATCATACCCGTGTATAAAGGAGGAG GCGAGTGCAAGCTGGAAAACCTGAGGACCCTCTGTATTGCTTGTCATGCTGATGTAACCTCTGCACAATGTGCTGAACGGCGTATTGCTCGGAAAAAGGCTAAGAAACAACTCAAAGTGACTATGAGTGACCTCATAAATAGTGAAAAGCGGACAGACATACTAAAG AAATGTGAACAGTCTCGAAGTGACACAGTGGATGATGATCTACTAATTCACATTCCCGGGAGTGCATATTCGGGACCAAACATCAATGGGCCGAACGAGCAAAATCAACAGCCAGAAGTGGTTGGTCAATCATCGACAGAACATATTCTCCCCGGCAGTGGTGATGGCAGAAGAGTTGTTCACTGCAAGAAAAGTTGA
- the LOC121782014 gene encoding DNA annealing helicase and endonuclease ZRANB3 isoform X3 translates to MGLGKTLQAIAIAACFRKEGSILVVCPAILRYSWAEELERWFPFCLPSDIHLVFRGPDNPARLTKLPRIVVISYTMLRRLRSSMLEQDWVTLIVDESHHLHCSKQSSEKDELQVVLDVATKVKHLILLSGTPSLSRPFDIFHQINMLWPGLLGKGKYDFAKTYCSLKKIQGRQGIVFKDFSRGTRLEELNILLKQSVMIRRLKEHVLLQLPPKRRQIIKLVLSKSDINSAMVALGLEDVDTTAESDAENAPIPISDDDPDCDMKKKLSKKLSALGLAKLPGFFEWLSFHPIMLEKDGEEIRQESSSSHKMIIFAYHHKVLDYVQAFLCEKAMQFVRIDCTVTGVDRQAAIQSFQSSKEVKIALIGIRAGSTGLNLTSADTVVFVELPTNPADIQQAEDRAHRHGQKRVVNVYIFCAKDTSDELQWQQLNRSLLRVSSTVNGKRHAIREIEVEGVSSLESTRSTTENIKQSIVFQNACVEHEPDLPKASSDMHVELDNSCVELHESEIALNGDGRVNEVEYGVKADIQRSSLRFEVSQHTGRIHLYSCTSETQCRPSPLFKSFRQEEVECHSLADENEKPSGESVDDNSIYMEALMSFINEWKELRPIERRRLINKPLQLPLSCELCYLNESLNHETGGLLRGGSSRRKTPLDEIGNSLPSNAAWRNVSLCSGQGQKTKTYTQAWSDLDEPLCKLCQNPCMGNDAKLPQFFEDLFCGLGCFEEYRSRTSNRFLRQGLFQIEHGICTNCHIDCHRLVKHLRVLSVEKREAYIKNVAPNIASHKKMLAKLVQDPSEGNAWHADHIIPVYKGGGECKLENLRTLCIACHADVTSAQCAERRIARKKAKKQLKVTMSDLINSEKRTDILKKCEQSRSDTVDDDLLIHIPGSAYSGPNINGPNEQNQQPEVVGQSSTEHILPGSGDGRRVVHCKKS, encoded by the exons ATGGGTCTTGGGAAGACTCTCCAG GCTATTGCAATCGCAGCCTGTTTCAGGAAGGAAGGTTCCATACTGGTTGTTTGCCCAGCTATTTTGCGATATTCCTGGGCGGAAGAATTGGAGCGCTGGTTTCCTTTTTGTTTGCCTTCTGATATTCACCTAG TTTTTCGCGGTCCAGACAATCCTGCAAGATTAACTAAACTTCCAAGAATTGTGGTCATATCATACACCATGCTTCGTCGTTTACGAAGTAGCATGCTGGAACAAGATTGGGTCACCTTGATAGTTGATGAATCACATCACTTGCACTGCAGCAAACAATCATCTGAAAAGGATGAG CTACAAGTTGTGCTTGATGTGGCTACGAAGGTCAAGCATCTCATTCTTCTCTCTGGAACTCCCTCTCTGTCAAG GCCTTTTGACATTTTTCATCAGATAAATATGTTGTG GCCAGGTTTGCTTGGGAAGGGCAAGTATGACTTTGCGAAAACTTACTGCTCTCTCAAAAAAATTCAGGGTCGTCAAGGAATAGTTTTTAAG GATTTCTCTAGGGGAACCCGCTTGGAGGAATTAAATATTCTACTAAAGCAAAGTGTAATG ATTAGACGTCTAAAGGAACACGTTTTACTCCAACTACCGCCCAAGCGTCGgcaaattataaaattagttTTGAGTAAATCAGATATTAATTCTGCTATGGTAGCTCTAGGGCTTGAAGATGTTGATACTACTGCAGAAAGTGACGCTGAAAATGCACCTATTCCCATTTCTGATGATGATCCAG ATTGTGATATGAAGAAGAAATTGTCAAAAAAGCTATCTGCACTTGGTTTAGCAAAGCTACCTGGATTCTTTGAGTGGCTCTCTTTTCATCCTATTATGTTGGAGAAGGATGGAGAAGAAATCAGGCAAGAAAGTTCGAGTTCACACAAAATGATAATATTTGCCTATCATCATAAGGTGCTTGATTATGTACAG GCGTTTCTCTgtgagaaagcaatgcagtttGTTCGCATTGACTGTACTGTAACTGGTGTTGACAGGCAGGCAGCTATTCAGTCATTCCAATCATCAAAAGAG GTTAAAATTGCCTTGATCGGCATCCGTGCTGGAAGCACTGGTCTTAACTTAACATCAGCAGACACTGTTGTGTTCGTGGAATTACCTACGAACCCTGCTGATATTCAACAG GCTGAAGATCGAGCTCACCGGCATGGACAGAAGAGAGTGGTGAATGTATACATTTTCTGCGCAAAG GATACTTCAGATGAGTTACAGTGGCAGCAACTTAATAGGAGTTTGCTGCGCGTTTCTTCTACTGTCAATGGGAAGCGTCACGCTATACGTGAGATAGAG GTTGAGGGTGTTTCTTCTCTAGAAAGCACTAGAAGTACAACTGAGAATATAAAGCAATCCATCGTATTTCAAAATGCTTGTGTAGAGCATGAACCAGATCTTCCAAAGGCATCGTCTGATATGCATGTAGAGCTAGATAACAGTTGTGTTGAACTACATGAAAGTGAAATAGCATTAAATGGAGATGGACGTGTCAACGAAGTTGAATATGGAGTGAAGGCTGATATCCAGCGAAGCAGTCTTCGCTTTGAG GTGAGCCAACACACTGGCAGGATCCACTTATACTCTTGTACCTCAGAAACACAATGTAGACCGAGTCCACTTTTTAAGAGTTTTCGGCAAGAGGAGGTTGAGTGTCACTCTCTTGCAGACGAAAATGAGAAACCCAGTGGTGAATCAGTTGATGATAATTCAATATACATGGAAGCTCTTATGTCTTTCATCAATGAATGGAAGGAGCTAAGGCCTATTGAGAGGAGGAGATTGATCAATAAACCCTTGCAGCTTCCACTGTCTTGCGAATTATGTTACTTGAATGAAAGTCTTAATCACGAAACTGGG GGACTACTGAGAGGTGGCAGCAGCAGGCGCAAAACACCTTTAGATGAGATAGGCAATTCATTACCATCAAATGCTGCTTGGAGAAATGTCAGCCTGTGTAGTGGCCAAGGTCAGAAaacgaaaacgtatacacaagCTTGGTCGGACCTGGATGAACCACTCTGCAAACTGTGCCAGAATCCCTGCAT GGGAAATGATGCCAAGTTGCCCCAATTCTTTGAGGATCTTTTCTGTGGTTTGGGCTGCTTTGAAGAATATCGCTCACGAACTAGCAATAGATTCCTTCGTCAG GGACTTTTCCAAATCGAACATGGCATTTGCACGAACTGCCATATTGACTGTCATCGACTTGTGAAACACTTGAGAGTTCTATCAGTTGAGAAGCGGGAAGCATACATTAAAAATGTGGCTCCGAATATTGCATCACACAAGAAAAT GCTAGCCAAGCTTGTTCAGGACCCTTCTGAAGGCAATGCTTGGCATGCAGACCATATCATACCCGTGTATAAAGGAGGAG GCGAGTGCAAGCTGGAAAACCTGAGGACCCTCTGTATTGCTTGTCATGCTGATGTAACCTCTGCACAATGTGCTGAACGGCGTATTGCTCGGAAAAAGGCTAAGAAACAACTCAAAGTGACTATGAGTGACCTCATAAATAGTGAAAAGCGGACAGACATACTAAAG AAATGTGAACAGTCTCGAAGTGACACAGTGGATGATGATCTACTAATTCACATTCCCGGGAGTGCATATTCGGGACCAAACATCAATGGGCCGAACGAGCAAAATCAACAGCCAGAAGTGGTTGGTCAATCATCGACAGAACATATTCTCCCCGGCAGTGGTGATGGCAGAAGAGTTGTTCACTGCAAGAAAAGTTGA